The Lycium ferocissimum isolate CSIRO_LF1 chromosome 10, AGI_CSIRO_Lferr_CH_V1, whole genome shotgun sequence genome window below encodes:
- the LOC132034072 gene encoding N-glycosylase/DNA lyase OGG1: MQSLRILSVMKRPIIIPSTPSTPPSPQTTLHSKTTTFKSLSSKKPRNILTNPTPTTTTTEQEPIWIPLNLSRSELYLPLTFPTGQTFRWKQTGPTQYTGVVGRSHLVSLKQLDNGDVGYHFYCTRDNCDASDALLDFLNVGISLNEVWEGFKANDTRFAELAIHLRGARVLRQDPLECLVQFICSSNNNIKRITMMVDFISSLGNYLGDVGGFKFYEFPSLERLAMVSEQDLRAAGFGYRAKYIVGTVEALKSKPGGGTEWLAALRKVDLPEAIASLCSLPGVGPKVAACIALFSLDQHHAIPVDTHVWKIATRYLLPELAGTSLTPKLHNRVADAFVRTYGKYAGWAQTLLFIAELPSQKALLNSTEEKSPNPKKRKLGRITKVLKE, translated from the exons ATGCAATCACTGAGAATTCTCTCAGTAATGAAGAGACCAATAATCATTCCTTCAACCCCATCAACTCCACCATCACCACAAACAACTCTCCATTCCAAGACAACAACTTTTAAATCACTCTCTTCCAAGAAACCAAGAAATATTCTAACAAATCCAaccccaacaacaacaacaacggaaCAAGAACCAATATGGATACCCTTAAACTTATCAAGATCAGAACTTTACTTACCCCTCACTTTCCCAACAGGCCAAACATTCAGGTGGAAACAAACAGGACCCACACAGTACACTGGTGTTGTTGGTAGGTCCCATTTGGTCTCACTAAAACAGCTTGACAATGGTGATGTTGGGTACCATTTTTATTGCACTAGGGACAATTGTGATGCTAGTGATGCActtcttgattttctcaatGTGGGTATTTCTTTAAATGAAGTTTGGGAGGGGTTTAAGGCTAATGATACAAGGTTTGCTGAATTGGCTATCCATTTAAGGGGTGCTAGAGTACTTAGACAAGATCCTCTTGAGTGTCTTGTTCAGTTTATTTGCTCatctaataataatattaagagAATTACTATGATGGTTGATTTTATTTCATCATTGGGGAATTATTTGGGAGATGTTGGAGGTTTCAAGTTTTATGAGTTCCCTTCACTTGAAAGGCTGGCAATGGTTTCTGAACAAGACCTAAGAGCTGCTGGTTTTGGCTACAG GGCCAAATATATAGTTGGTACCGTGGAAGCACTGAAATCAAAGCCTGGTGGAGGTACGGAGTGGCTTGCTGCACTTCGTAAAGTAGATCTTCCTGAGGCCATTGCTTCGCTTTGCTCTCTACCTGGTGTTGGTCCTAAGGTGGCAGCATGTATTGCTCTCTTCTCTCTAGATCAGCACCATGCTATTCCTGTTGATACTCATGTGTGGAAG ATCGCGACCAGGTACCTCCTCCCTGAACTGGCAGGAACCAGTCTTACGCCTAAACTTCACAATCGTGTGGCAGATGCTTTTGTGAGGACATATGGAAAATATGCTGGTTGGGCTCAAACTCTGCTTTTCATTGCGGAACTACCTTCACAGAAAGCACTCTTGAATTCTACGGAAGAGAAGTCTCCTAatcccaaaaaaagaaaactggGTCGGATCACAAAGGTCCTTAAAGAATGA
- the LOC132034071 gene encoding beta-galactosidase 16-like isoform X2, translating to MSPNLDSGRHDIVAFMKQIQKQGLYACLRIGPYIEGEWTYGGFPFWLHDVPGIVFRSNNEPFKFYMQNFTTKIVNLMKSEGLYASQGGPIILSQIENEYQNVEKAFGENGPPYVEWAAKMAVGLETGVPWCMCKQDDAPDPVINACNGLKCGETFQGPNSPNKPSIWTENWTSFYQVYGQNATIRSAEVIAYHVALFIARKNGTFINYYMYHGGTNFGRTAAEYMITSYYDQAPLDEYGLIRQPKYGHLKELHAAVKSSSEAILSVFPSMQSLGEQQEAYVFSGDSGACAAFLVNIDNSKSAVVQFQNSSYELPRQSISILPDCKTEAFNTAKVSTQFNKRTAIPAIKFDSAEKWEQFQEAIPQFDATPLRSDVLLEQMNTTKDVSDYLWYTSSIQQDSTEQQAKLSVKSLGHVLHAFVNGEQVGSEHGRFRDTSFTLESTVPLNKGTNKISLLSATVGLPDSGSFLERRALGVKSVIIQDSKEAKDITDFSWGYQVGLYGEKLQIYTLEGSKSANWSSLGSSQPLTWYKSVFDAPKGDDPIALNLGSMGKGEAWVNGQSIGRYWVSFRTLAGIPSQTWYNIPRSFLQQGDNLLVLFEEETGNPLDITVDTISVTKSSLRRLV from the exons atgagcCCCAACCTGGACAG TGGGAGGCATGACATAGTAGCATTTATGAAGCAAATTCAAAAACAAGGTCTCTATGCTTGCCTTCGTATTGGACCCTATATTGAGGGTGAATGGACTTACGG AGGTTTCCCCTTTTGGTTACATGATGTCCCTGGCATTGTTTTTCGCTCAAATAATGAACCCTTCAAG TTTTACATGCAAAACTTCACAACAAAGATAGTGAACTTAATGAAATCAGAAGGACTATACGCTTCACAAGGAGGTCCAATCATACTCTCGCAG ATTGAGAATGAATATCAAAATGTAGAAAAAGCTTTCGGAGAAAATGGCCCCCCTTACGTCGAATGGGCGGCAAAGATGGCAGTCGGACTTGAAACAggggtgccatggtgtatgtgcAAGCAAGATGATGCTCCTGATCCTGTT ATTAATGCATGCAACGGGTTGAAATGTGGAGAAACATTTCAAGGGCCTAATTCACCAAACAAACCATCTATCTGGACAGAGAACTGGACAAGCTT CTATCAAGTGTATGGTCAGAATGCAACAATCAGATCAGCAGAAGTCATTGCATATCATGTTGCTCTCTTCATTGCAAGGAAAAATGGAACCTTTATCAACTATTACATG TATCATGGAGGAACCAATTTTGGCAGGACTGCTGCAGAATATATGATAACCAGCTACTATGATCAAGCTCCATTAGACGAGTACG GTTTAATCAGACAACCAAAATATGGACATCTGAAAGAGTTACATGCAGCGGTGAAGTCAAGCTCAGAGGCCATACTTTCTGTATTCCCTTCCATGCAGTCCTTAGGTGAACAACAAGAG GCGTATGTATTTAGTGGAGATTCTGGAGCTTGTGCAGCATTTCTAGTGAACATAGATAACTCAAAAAGTGCAGTAGTGCAGTTTCAAAATTCGTCATATGAATTACCTCGGCAATCTATAAGCATCTTACCTGACTGCAAGACTGAAGCCTTCAATACGGCAAAG GTAAGCACACAATTCAACAAAAGAACAGCAATACCAGCCATTAAGTTTGACTCAGCTGAGAAATGGGAACAATTCCAAGAGGCTATACCACAATTCGATGCTACTCCACTGAGATCAGACGTATTACTGGAGCAAATGAATACTACAAAGGATGTATCTGACTATCTTTGGTATACTTCCAG TATCCAGCAGGATTCGACAGAACAGCAGGCTAAACTAAGTGTGAAGTCCTTAGGCCATGTTTTACACGCTTTTGTGAATGGAGAACAAGTAG GTTCAGAACATGGACGATTCAGAGATACATCATTTACATTAGAGAGCACAGTTCCTCTAAATAAAGGGACAAACAAAATCTCATTACTAAGTGCAACTGTTGGCTTACCG GATTCAGGATCATTTCTTGAACGCAGGGCTCTCGGTGTAAAGTCGGTAATTATTCAAGACAGCAAAGAGGCCAAAGATATCACCGATTTCTCATGGGGTTATCAG gTTGGATTATATGGGGAGAAGTTACAAATTTACACATTAGAAGGATCAAAGAGTGCTAATTGGAGCAGCTTAGGCTCTTCTCAACCCCTCACATGGTACAAG TCAGTTTTTGATGCACCCAAGGGTGATGATCCTATTGCATTAAACCTTGGCTCCATGGGAAAAGGTGAAGCTTGGGTTAATGGTCAAAGCATCGGTCGATATTGGGTTTCATTTCGAACGCTTGCAGGCATTCCATCACAAACTTG GTACAATATTCCAAGATCATTTCTGCAACAAGGGGACAACTTATTAGTCTTATTCGAAGAGGAAACTGGCAATCCTCTTGACATCACCGTAGATACTATTTCAGTCACAAAGTCGTCGTTGAGAAG GCTTGTCTAG
- the LOC132034071 gene encoding beta-galactosidase 16-like isoform X1 — translation MEMWLLWRSGLVTVAVMAVMVVVPVAAGGANVTYDGRSLIIDGQRKMLFSGSIHYPRSTPDMWPSLISKAKEGGIDVIETYVFWNFHEPQPGQYDFSGRHDIVAFMKQIQKQGLYACLRIGPYIEGEWTYGGFPFWLHDVPGIVFRSNNEPFKFYMQNFTTKIVNLMKSEGLYASQGGPIILSQIENEYQNVEKAFGENGPPYVEWAAKMAVGLETGVPWCMCKQDDAPDPVINACNGLKCGETFQGPNSPNKPSIWTENWTSFYQVYGQNATIRSAEVIAYHVALFIARKNGTFINYYMYHGGTNFGRTAAEYMITSYYDQAPLDEYGLIRQPKYGHLKELHAAVKSSSEAILSVFPSMQSLGEQQEAYVFSGDSGACAAFLVNIDNSKSAVVQFQNSSYELPRQSISILPDCKTEAFNTAKVSTQFNKRTAIPAIKFDSAEKWEQFQEAIPQFDATPLRSDVLLEQMNTTKDVSDYLWYTSSIQQDSTEQQAKLSVKSLGHVLHAFVNGEQVGSEHGRFRDTSFTLESTVPLNKGTNKISLLSATVGLPDSGSFLERRALGVKSVIIQDSKEAKDITDFSWGYQVGLYGEKLQIYTLEGSKSANWSSLGSSQPLTWYKSVFDAPKGDDPIALNLGSMGKGEAWVNGQSIGRYWVSFRTLAGIPSQTWYNIPRSFLQQGDNLLVLFEEETGNPLDITVDTISVTKSSLRRLV, via the exons ATGTGGCCATCTCTAATATCGAAAGCTAAAGAAGGTGGAATAGATGTGATTGAGACCTACGTgttttggaactttcatgagcCCCAACCTGGACAG tATGATTTCAGTGGGAGGCATGACATAGTAGCATTTATGAAGCAAATTCAAAAACAAGGTCTCTATGCTTGCCTTCGTATTGGACCCTATATTGAGGGTGAATGGACTTACGG AGGTTTCCCCTTTTGGTTACATGATGTCCCTGGCATTGTTTTTCGCTCAAATAATGAACCCTTCAAG TTTTACATGCAAAACTTCACAACAAAGATAGTGAACTTAATGAAATCAGAAGGACTATACGCTTCACAAGGAGGTCCAATCATACTCTCGCAG ATTGAGAATGAATATCAAAATGTAGAAAAAGCTTTCGGAGAAAATGGCCCCCCTTACGTCGAATGGGCGGCAAAGATGGCAGTCGGACTTGAAACAggggtgccatggtgtatgtgcAAGCAAGATGATGCTCCTGATCCTGTT ATTAATGCATGCAACGGGTTGAAATGTGGAGAAACATTTCAAGGGCCTAATTCACCAAACAAACCATCTATCTGGACAGAGAACTGGACAAGCTT CTATCAAGTGTATGGTCAGAATGCAACAATCAGATCAGCAGAAGTCATTGCATATCATGTTGCTCTCTTCATTGCAAGGAAAAATGGAACCTTTATCAACTATTACATG TATCATGGAGGAACCAATTTTGGCAGGACTGCTGCAGAATATATGATAACCAGCTACTATGATCAAGCTCCATTAGACGAGTACG GTTTAATCAGACAACCAAAATATGGACATCTGAAAGAGTTACATGCAGCGGTGAAGTCAAGCTCAGAGGCCATACTTTCTGTATTCCCTTCCATGCAGTCCTTAGGTGAACAACAAGAG GCGTATGTATTTAGTGGAGATTCTGGAGCTTGTGCAGCATTTCTAGTGAACATAGATAACTCAAAAAGTGCAGTAGTGCAGTTTCAAAATTCGTCATATGAATTACCTCGGCAATCTATAAGCATCTTACCTGACTGCAAGACTGAAGCCTTCAATACGGCAAAG GTAAGCACACAATTCAACAAAAGAACAGCAATACCAGCCATTAAGTTTGACTCAGCTGAGAAATGGGAACAATTCCAAGAGGCTATACCACAATTCGATGCTACTCCACTGAGATCAGACGTATTACTGGAGCAAATGAATACTACAAAGGATGTATCTGACTATCTTTGGTATACTTCCAG TATCCAGCAGGATTCGACAGAACAGCAGGCTAAACTAAGTGTGAAGTCCTTAGGCCATGTTTTACACGCTTTTGTGAATGGAGAACAAGTAG GTTCAGAACATGGACGATTCAGAGATACATCATTTACATTAGAGAGCACAGTTCCTCTAAATAAAGGGACAAACAAAATCTCATTACTAAGTGCAACTGTTGGCTTACCG GATTCAGGATCATTTCTTGAACGCAGGGCTCTCGGTGTAAAGTCGGTAATTATTCAAGACAGCAAAGAGGCCAAAGATATCACCGATTTCTCATGGGGTTATCAG gTTGGATTATATGGGGAGAAGTTACAAATTTACACATTAGAAGGATCAAAGAGTGCTAATTGGAGCAGCTTAGGCTCTTCTCAACCCCTCACATGGTACAAG TCAGTTTTTGATGCACCCAAGGGTGATGATCCTATTGCATTAAACCTTGGCTCCATGGGAAAAGGTGAAGCTTGGGTTAATGGTCAAAGCATCGGTCGATATTGGGTTTCATTTCGAACGCTTGCAGGCATTCCATCACAAACTTG GTACAATATTCCAAGATCATTTCTGCAACAAGGGGACAACTTATTAGTCTTATTCGAAGAGGAAACTGGCAATCCTCTTGACATCACCGTAGATACTATTTCAGTCACAAAGTCGTCGTTGAGAAG GCTTGTCTAG